AAGAGACGATTTTACCCAGATACAATGCGCGACGCACTTTCTCAACAAACTCGGCCTTGTCACCGCTGAAGGCTTTTGCCTGCGGGCCGCTCAACACTTTAGACGCGGCAACACGCTGCGTTTTCAGTGAAGAGAGGTAACGCGCAAAAACTGACTCGGTGATCAGCGACAGCGGCTCGCCCAGGTCCAGTGAACTTTGGCTGGTCCACTTGCCGGTACCTTTGTTGGCGGCTTCATCCAGAATCACATCAACCAGGTATTTACCGTCTTCATCTTTCTTGGTGAAGATATCTTTGGTGATGTCGATCAGGTAGCTGCTCAGCTCACCGTTGTTCCAGTCGGTGAAGGTTTTCGCCAACTCTTCGTTGGTCAGACCCAGCGCACCTTTCAGCAGCGCATAAGCTTCAGCAATCAGCTGCATATCGCCGTATTCGATGCCGTTGTGCACCATTTTAACGTAGTGACCAGCACCGTCCGGACCGATATAGGTTACACAGGCTTCGCCATCTTCAGCACGTGCGGCAATTTTATCCAGAATCGGCGCAACCAGCTCATACGCTTCTTTCTGGCCGCCAGGCATGATAGATGGGCCTTTCAGGGCCCCCTCTTCACCACCTGAAACACCGGTACCGATAAAGTTAAAGCCCTGATCAGACAGTTCTTTGTTACGACGGATGGTATCTTTATAGAAGGTGTTACCGCCGTCGATCAGGATGTCACCTTTATCCAGATGCGGGGTCAGTGAGGCAATCGTTTTATCCGTTGCTTCACCAGCCTGAACCATCAGCAGGATACGGCGTGGCTTTTCCAGTGATTCAACAAACTCTTCAATGCTGTAGTAAGGTGCGAGTTTCTTGCCCGGATTCTCGGCGATGACTTCGTCAGTCTTTTCACGAGAACGGTTGAAGATAGATACAGTGTAGCCGCGGCTCTCAATATTGAGCGCCAGGTTGCGCCCCATCACTGCCATACCTACAACGCCGATTTGTTGCTTGGACATCATCTACTCCTGTCTGAAGTTACCATCACAAAGCCAGGTTTGTGAGCAAAGTGGCAAATATGTTAACTCATCTGGCCCCAGATGAGGTAGTGAATGGTGCGATAACATAACGCCATAAAATGCATGGCTAAATTATGTATTGGTTAACAAATCACCTGTCTTGATATTCGATTTAAAGTACAGGGGAAGAATATCCTCAGGTTTGCCATCCATTTTAACCGTACCGTGCTCAAGCCACAAAATTCGTGTGCACGTTTTGCGCAACAATTCATTACTAT
The DNA window shown above is from Pantoea sp. At-9b and carries:
- the gndA gene encoding NADP-dependent phosphogluconate dehydrogenase, with the translated sequence MSKQQIGVVGMAVMGRNLALNIESRGYTVSIFNRSREKTDEVIAENPGKKLAPYYSIEEFVESLEKPRRILLMVQAGEATDKTIASLTPHLDKGDILIDGGNTFYKDTIRRNKELSDQGFNFIGTGVSGGEEGALKGPSIMPGGQKEAYELVAPILDKIAARAEDGEACVTYIGPDGAGHYVKMVHNGIEYGDMQLIAEAYALLKGALGLTNEELAKTFTDWNNGELSSYLIDITKDIFTKKDEDGKYLVDVILDEAANKGTGKWTSQSSLDLGEPLSLITESVFARYLSSLKTQRVAASKVLSGPQAKAFSGDKAEFVEKVRRALYLGKIVSYAQGFSQLRAASEQYNWDLQYGEIAKIFRAGCIIRAQFLQKITDAYAENANIANLLLAPYFKNIADEYQQALRDVVAYAVQNGIPTPTFSAAIAYYDSYRSEVLPANLIQAQRDYFGAHTYKRIDKDGVFHTEWLD